GGCGATTCCTACCGGGGGCACAAATCAGAATACCGCCTTACGCGGTATTTTGATTTGTGCCAGGAATCGGACGAAAAAATTCCTCGTAGCGCTATCGAATAGTGTATACTAATTTCATAGCGTCATAACGCGGTCGAATTAAAATAAAAAAAATTCTTTCATGGAAAATATAGACCAATATAAAGCGTTGCTTTCCGAAGTGATCGCGAAGGAGGCGGTGATTCTGGGGCCCGACATCGCAATACTCAAGGCGCGCAATGTCGCGGAGCTTGCGATCTCGGATAAGGGCGAAGTGACTGACATTACGGGGAATCCCGATGAGGCGGTGCAGAAGCTCATCGAGGAGTACGTGAATCTTTCCGGGCTCATTGTTAAAAACGTCACAAAGTCGATTTTTGAGAAGTATCAGATGATGCAGCCGAAAAAGTAAAACGCATCATCGTACGTAACATCAATATGAAAAAAGGATTATTGTTCGGAACGGTTGCCGCATTTGTCGCGCCACTTCTTGCGCTTGCGCAGGAAAGCGCGGGAATGACGACGCTCTATACGATTCAGCTGATTCCTGAGGGCGGAGTGATGGATATCTTCCACTTCCTGAATTTAGCACTTGGTCTCTTTGCGGCATTTTACGCAGTGAAACTCGCGGCGCTTTCGCAGGGCGGGGAGCTTGAGAAGACATGGAACGCGCTTGCGTTTGCTGCGGTATTGTTCGCGCTGACACACATCGCAAACGTTATGAGCGCGCTTGGCTTTGTCTCTATCGGTGGCATTAACGAGGTGCTCGGATTGCTTCTCTCGGGAACGCTTCTGTATGTCTTTATGAGGACGCGGAGCGCGCTTTTGGGGAGAATTCTTGGAAAATAGCTGGTAGATCTTAGTTAATGGAAGCAACGACCATCATCATTGCGGTGCTCGCGGTTGGGTTTGGGCTGTTCTCTTATTGGGAGAACCGCGCGTTTAAGCGCGTTCTTTCCCAAAGCGCCGAGGAAGCAAACCGCCGCATGTACGAGCTTGCGATGTTGAAAGAACTTGGTGAACGCACCGGCTACTCGTTAAATATTCAAAACATCGTTGACGTCATCACCGGGTCGCTGCATCAGTTTATTGAGTACAGCGCGGTGTCGTATATGCTGCTGGAGCCCGAGGCGGTGATGTTTAAGATACACCTGGAGCGGTCGGTGCCGCGCAAGTTTATTGACGATGTGCGCGACCGGATGCTCGGTTCGCTTTCGGCGTTGCTGGACCGGACATTCCAAAAGCAGCAGGTTGCCGAGGTTGTCTCCGGCTCCATACTCGTGGAGGATCCGGCGTTGTCCGTGCGGTCATTTTTCAACATTCCGATCATCATCGGCGAAAATCCGGTTGGCGTCATTACGGTCGCGCATACCGAGCCAGGCCACTTTGCGGAGGAAGAGATGACCATTCTCTATAAAATCACGCAACAGGCTTCGCTCGCCGTGACGCGGCTGCAGGAAGTCGTGGAAACCGAACAACGGAAACTCTCCGCGATGGTGGAGAGTATCACCGAAGGGGTGGTGATGACCGGGCTGGACTATCGTATTGTCGCGGTGAACCCCGCGGCAAAACGCATGGTGGGCATTGCCCCGGGGAAAAAAGACGTCACGCTCTTTGATTTTGTGGAGCATCTGGGCGGGAAATTTGATATGAAGGGGAAGCTGGAGGAAAGCGTGAAATTGGATAAGGTGCTGGAGGTGTCGGAGGCGCTTATCGGGGAAAAGTATTATCAGATTTTTGTAGCACCCGTCAAAAGCAGCGCCGGCGTCGCGCAAGGAGAAGTGTTGGGCGGCGTCGTTATTTTTCATGACATTACGCACGATAAAGAACTGGAGCGGCTGCGGGACGATTTCACGGCGATGATTGTGCACGAGCTTCGTTCGCCGCTCACGGGTATTAATAAGCTTGCCGAGGTGTTGCAGCTGCCCAATATCGCCGCCGACAAACAGAAGCGCGCGAAAGACATCGTGCTTATTTATGATGAATCGCGCCGCATGATCGCGCTCGTGAACGACTTACTGGACGTCGCGCGGCTGGAATCCGGGAAATTTGAGATGACAAAGGTGCCGTCGGATACCTGCGGCGTCATCCGCGAGCGCGCGACGTTTTATACTGCAGCGGCCGAGGGCGCGGGTGTGACGCTCGCGGTTTCCTGTGATGATCGTTTGCCGAAAACCGTTGCCTTTGACCCGTTGCGCATCGCGCAGACGCTCAATAATTTGATTTCTAACGCCATCAAGTTTTCGCCTGCCGGAGGCACGGTACTGGTGGAGGCGTTGCGTCACGCGGAAGGCGAGTTGATAGAAGCGGAGGCGAAGGCGGCGGGCTTTGCCTGGCTGTGGGTAAAAAGCGAAGAGCGGCTGAAAAAAATCGGGGACGCGGTGGTGGTCGCCGTAACGGATGTCGGAG
This DNA window, taken from bacterium, encodes the following:
- a CDS encoding ATP-binding protein, yielding MEATTIIIAVLAVGFGLFSYWENRAFKRVLSQSAEEANRRMYELAMLKELGERTGYSLNIQNIVDVITGSLHQFIEYSAVSYMLLEPEAVMFKIHLERSVPRKFIDDVRDRMLGSLSALLDRTFQKQQVAEVVSGSILVEDPALSVRSFFNIPIIIGENPVGVITVAHTEPGHFAEEEMTILYKITQQASLAVTRLQEVVETEQRKLSAMVESITEGVVMTGLDYRIVAVNPAAKRMVGIAPGKKDVTLFDFVEHLGGKFDMKGKLEESVKLDKVLEVSEALIGEKYYQIFVAPVKSSAGVAQGEVLGGVVIFHDITHDKELERLRDDFTAMIVHELRSPLTGINKLAEVLQLPNIAADKQKRAKDIVLIYDESRRMIALVNDLLDVARLESGKFEMTKVPSDTCGVIRERATFYTAAAEGAGVTLAVSCDDRLPKTVAFDPLRIAQTLNNLISNAIKFSPAGGTVLVEALRHAEGELIEAEAKAAGFAWLWVKSEERLKKIGDAVVVAVTDVGEGIPADEIPLLFTKFKQVQRGILGQEKKGAGLGLAIAKGLVEAHGGIIGVYSREGEGSVFYFTIPLA